The Aspergillus nidulans FGSC A4 chromosome VIII genome contains the following window.
CGCGTCAAATGATTCTGGTTGGTATTCTTCTGGCCAGATCATGCGGCTGGTACATATGCTGCACTCAACCAAGGGTGCTACAAGACTCTTGTCCCCGGCCTTCTGCACGGCCAACCGTCGGCAGTAGTGACATTTCGGACGAACCCGAAGCGCTTCGACGTTGTAGACAGTATACTGAGCCCTGCATGAAGGTACATTGCATTCAACCCACGTGGCATCTGACGTCGAGGTTGTGCCATGCGAGGCTCCTATTTTGATACGAGCCTTGTCTGGCTCCGTATAATCCTGCCCTAAACAAACACCACACTTGGCGCCAGGGCCCATTATGGTAACGGAGCGAGGATATTGGCACAGTTGACAAGTCATCAGGGGTCCAATAGGGTAAACTGCCTTTTCAGGTGTCCATGGGATTCGAGCAGTCAATGGGGTGTCGAGGTTATGCTCGAGGGCCTTGAAGTCTAACAGCCGTTCGAAAAAAGCCACGTCAGACTCCCACAGCAGCCCTGCTGGCTTTTCTGGTTCCGTACGAGTCTTTCGGTACGTCCGGTCAGCATCCAGCAACAGTCTTAAGCAACTGATTGCCCAGGTTTCCGACACTTCAACGTTGTTCCAGCTATCCTTGTACCTCAGCATCTCGgactctgcagctgcagcgagAAAGGTAACGCCCATCCGGATGCTAAGCGCGGCGAGGAGCGCGGCAGCCCTGGCAGTCAACTCTGTGCCGGAGACTAGAGTATGGAGCATGACTTTCCAGAACTGATGGTTATACTTCTCTGTTACCAACGCAAGTGGGATTAATCGTACTTGGTCCGTTCTCGACTGTGTGATATGTTCAGGCATGTCTACAATGTCCTCCACATACGTCAGTCGGGTGAGTACGCGGCCCAGTCGGCGCAGAATCCGGGGATCGCAGGACCTGGAAATTTCGAGGAGCTCGCCTCTGCTCAGGCCTTCGATACTCTCGCCGTTTGCAGCGTCACTTGCGAATCTCATTGTCGGATCGAGAAATATGCAAGGGAACCGGTCTGCTTCCGATACGTTGTCTATGATCCCTTGTATCTCTACCGAGGAATTATACGACTCATCCAGCCACCTTTGCATCGCggtcttctcttcttggTCACAAATATCGCCAACAGCTTTACTGAACGCATTGACCAGGTCGTTCCGTCCAGCGTATGTTCTGTCCTTGCAGATAGCCCGCCACAGAGCCCCAAAAACCGGGTTGATAGCGATGGCACATATATCCTTCGTTATGATCTGCATCAAATGTTTTGACGCAAAGTCCCTATATCGGGGGTCAGTACCCCAACGCATGATTGGGCTTTCGGCAGGAGTCGGCTTCCTGGGCAGGGTTTTTAGCACACTAGTGCTAAGCGCGACTTCGGCAATGTTCTCTAGCACTGGCGTGTCACGGGTGTAAGGCATAGGGAAGAACCTCTCTGTTTCGGGGTCCATTTCACTACTGAGATTGCTCATCCCTTCCGTCGAGACATAAGTGGACCAGCATCCGGACAGCTGGATATCGACATTGTCCAAACTGGGCTTCTCCACCCCCATCCAAGCTAGCAGCAGCTCAATAGTCAACTTGGATATTGACTCGGGCTTAGAATCTTCCAACCGGATGCATGCTCCGCCCGTCATCGCACAGAGGAAGTTGTAGTAAGTGCCACAATGTGGGAAGATGTCACACTCTAGCAGCGCAAACACCTGTGCCTGTTTCTCCCCACTCGCCAGTGTTTTCGCCGCTGACACCCAATCCAGGAATGAAGGACCAAAGCCGTCATATGAGCCAGGATTTGAAAGGGCCTTTATTTCCGCCTCGCAGTTCATGGACCAATCTGTTATGGGAATGGTTCCATGCGGCGGAGCATCCGTGTAGAGAAGGATGATTGTCTTCGCTTCCGGTCGCATTACTGTGTAGGCCTTGGCCAGGGCTGTTTTTGCGGCTTCTGGATAGTCCCCGCCTTGTTTTGCTTTAAGCGACTTTGTGAAGGTGACAACATCTGGTTGTTTTGTGGACTCTTTTGCTAAAGACAACTCGAGCCAACCTGAGAAACTAACCAGTCCCTTGGAATCATAGTCACGATAGGCGATCACGCCGAGCCGCGAAAAACAGCCGGTTAGAGCAGAGATAGATATTATTTGGGGCAGGGAGGTATTCAATGCCTTAAGGTAATCGTGCATTGATTCCGTCGCATCGGCAACAATAAGTAGATCGTAATTCTCCATGGTGCCTCTGGAGATTCGCGGGAAAGAATTGTCACTGAGAGGAACGAGCCCGCTTATATACATATAAACACTGGACAGAAGATCAGTGAGTCATATAATCTCTTCCCGAATGAGTCACGAAATTGTCTGAGCACCATCGGGGTTGCACTGCTAACGCTTGGGGTCTCCGCTTGGACCCTCATTGCGGCTCTGCGAGATGTGTCTCGCTCCATATTCAAGCTGAAGGCTAGGCCTGCGCTGGCCCTGCTGAGGCTGACTCATACTGAATAAGGATGCTAC
Protein-coding sequences here:
- a CDS encoding uncharacterized protein (transcript_id=CADANIAT00001100), which translates into the protein MENYDLLIVADATESMHDYLKALNTSLPQIISISALTGCFSRLGVIAYRDYDSKGLVSFSGWLELSLAKESTKQPDVVTFTKSLKAKQGGDYPEAAKTALAKAYTVMRPEAKTIILLYTDAPPHGTIPITDWSMNCEAEIKALSNPGSYDGFGPSFLDWVSAAKTLASGEKQAQVFALLECDIFPHCGTYYNFLCAMTGGACIRLEDSKPESISKLTIELLLAWMGVEKPSLDNVDIQLSGCWSTYVSTEGMSNLSSEMDPETERFFPMPYTRDTPVLENIAEVALSTSVLKTLPRKPTPAESPIMRWGTDPRYRDFASKHLMQIITKDICAIAINPVFGALWRAICKDRTYAGRNDLVNAFSKAVGDICDQEEKTAMQRWLDESYNSSVEIQGIIDNVSEADRFPCIFLDPTMRFASDAANGESIEGLSRGELLEISRSCDPRILRRLGRVLTRLTYVEDIVDMPEHITQSRTDQVRLIPLALVTEKYNHQFWKVMLHTLVSGTELTARAAALLAALSIRMGVTFLAAAAESEMLRYKDSWNNVEVSETWAISCLRLLLDADRTYRKTRTEPEKPAGLLWESDVAFFERLLDFKALEHNLDTPLTARIPWTPEKAVYPIGPLMTCQLCQYPRSVTIMGPGAKCGVCLGQDYTEPDKARIKIGASHGTTSTSDATWVECNVPSCRAQYTVYNVEALRVRPKCHYCRRLAVQKAGDKSLVAPLVECSICTSRMIWPEEYQPESFDASLFVCPACESGRKTTIELLVSAKALSIENGTSWLAKDSKRPDESPFTNRSVYHTVSTMGTDEFMSRITIFPHREVPLTQRGKVILNTNELITTLKELVASGEAKKVDCTLCFSSFWPSALVPACGRRGCLQRICTTCMASWYGGNASGSIINTAALVCPFCRRLPVPTTLTKYGRGIHAVKDLNRAIENQGMWIYAWCSVCSTAQEFMARDCARGMPPELQDWQCESCLAELQSVDADEDADATRISKIKPCPKCGTMTEKISGCGHITCPVEGCGIDWCYFCGKEVANGIYDHMRKAHGGIYGEEFED